A genomic window from Vitis riparia cultivar Riparia Gloire de Montpellier isolate 1030 chromosome 18, EGFV_Vit.rip_1.0, whole genome shotgun sequence includes:
- the LOC117905548 gene encoding transcription factor SRM1-like — protein MDCDPFPSQLIRTHWTRLDDKIFEQALIIFPEEMPDRWLSIAEQLPGKTPEDMKLHYELLVEDVTNIENGNVEMPSYLEEAWRRETEPRTSHDSVGKKTKQVERKKGTPWTEVEHRLFLSGLVRFGKGDWRSISRHVVITRTPTQVASHAQKFYLRQNSVKKERKRSSIHDINTIDNFSPSDFPNNFSGQQKDEVIDTLDNFSDLPNNFPDQQQVHHFPNNFPDQQAQDSNTTLNNYPNYPTNFPDQQAQDINNTVLDNFPTNFPDKQAQNINTTLQSFPNYPPNFPDQQVQHAQGEGIGYPTNFPELQLQTFPQQGGGGFQTFTHLFSR, from the exons ATGGACTGCGATCCCTTCCCCTCCCAGTTGATTCGGACTCACTGGACTCGCCTTGATGATAAGATTTTTGAGCAGGCCTTGATCATCTTCCCCGAGGAGATGCCGGATCGGTGGCTGAGTATAGCCGAGCAGCTGCCGGGAAAGACGCCGGAGGACATGAAGCTGCACTACGAGCTGCTGGTGGAGGACGTTACGAACATTGAAAACGGCAACGTTGAGATGCCCAGCTACCTGGAGGAGGCGTGGAGGCGGGAGACGGAGCCCAGAACGAGCCATGACTCGGTTGGGAAGAAAACAAAGCAGGttgagagaaagaaagggaCTCCATGGACTGAAGTAGAACACAG ATTATTTCTATCGGGGCTGGTTAGATTTGGAAAAGGCGATTGGAGGAGCATTTCAAGACATGTGGTGATAACAAGAACGCCAACCCAGGTTGCCAGCCATGCCCAGAAGTTCTACCTCCGCCAAAATTCTGTGAAGAAAGAGAGGAAGAGATCCAGCATCCATGATATCAACACCATCGACAATTTCTCCCCCTCCGATTTCCCTAATAATTTCTCAGGTCAACAAAAAGACGAAGTTATTGACACCCTCGACAACTTTTCCGATCTCCCCAATAATTTCCCAGATCAACAACAAGTTCACCACTTCCCCAATAACTTCCCAGATCAACAAGCTCAAGATAGCAACACTACCCTCAACAACTACCCCAACTATCCCACAAATTTCCCAGATCAACAAGCTCAAGATATCAACAACACTGTCCTCGACAACTTCCCCACCAATTTCCCAGACAAACAAGCTCAAAATATCAACACTACCCTCCAAAGCTTCCCCAACTATCCTCCCAATTTCCCAGATCAACAAGTTCAACATGCTCAAGGAGAGGGAATAGGATATCCCACTAATTTCCCAGAGTTGCAATTGCAAACTTTTCCTCAACAAGGAGGGGGAGGGTTTCAAACTTTTACTCACCTTTTCTCAAGATGA